The Anolis carolinensis isolate JA03-04 chromosome 1, rAnoCar3.1.pri, whole genome shotgun sequence genome window below encodes:
- the LOC134299682 gene encoding uncharacterized protein LOC134299682: MYGPCRLWLFSFFSFLFFSFCCLSAYVAEFPPMHRLSLLSRLSFFTPLCEFAPKPPLGRRPLFLPVWESCRPTVAGLVFYSVGLFGGGFFCLFFGLCCLSAYVAEFPPMHRLSLLSRLSFFTPLCEFAPKPPLGRRPLFLPVWESCRPTVAGLVFYSVGLFGGGFFCLFFGLCCLSAYVAEFPPMHRLSLLSRLSFFTPLCEFAPKPPLGRRPLFLPVWESCRPTVAGLVFYSVGLFGGGFFCLFFGLCCLSAYVAEFPRCTASLFSRRLSFFSPLCYFAQKPPLGRCPLVFFLSLSLSQGCVPANSGRPDLMYGPCRLWLFSFFSFLFFSFCCLSAYVVGFPMMHRLSLLSPAVVL, encoded by the coding sequence atgtatgggccttgtcgcctgtggcttttttctttcttttcttttcttttcttttctttttgctgcctctcggcctacgtggccgagtttcccccgatgcaccgcctctctcttctctctcggctgtcgttctttacccctttatgcgagtttgcaccgaagcctcctttggggcggcggcccctctttcttcctgtctgggaatcgtgccggccaacggtggccggcctagtattttatagtgtgggcctttttggcggtggctttttctgtcttttctttggtctttgctgcctctcggcctacgtggccgagtttcccccgatgcaccgcctctctcttctctctcggctgtcgttctttacccctttatgcgagtttgcaccgaagcctcctttggggcggcggcccctctttcttcctgtctgggaatcgtgccggccaacggtggccggcctagtattttatagtgtgggcctttttggcggtggctttttctgtcttttctttggtctttgctgcctctcggcctacgtggccgagtttcccccgatgcaccgcctctctcttctctctcggctgtcgttctttacccctttatgcgagtttgcaccgaagcctcctttggggcggcggcccctctttcttcctgtctgggaatcgtgccggccaacggtggccggcctagtattttatagtgtgggcctttttggcggtggctttttctgtcttttctttggtctttgctgcctctcggcctacgtggccgagtttccccgatgtaccgcctctctcttctctcgccggctgtcgttctttagccctttatgctattttgcacagaagcctcctttggggcggtgtcctctggttttttttctctctctctctctctctcagggatgcgtgccggcaaacagtggccggcccgacttaatgtatgggccttgtcgcctgtggcttttttctttcttttcttttcttttcttttctttttgctgcctctcggcctacgtggtcgggtttcccatgatgcaccgcctctctcttctctcgccggctgtcgttctttag